The following DNA comes from Terriglobia bacterium.
GATCGTCGACGTAGCGGACACCCAGCTCCGCCAGCTTGGCGCGCAATCCGTAAAAGTCGACACCGAGTTCGCCGGACTTCAGCCGTTCGCGCGTCTTCTGCTCCTTCACGAATCGTTCACCCGCCAGCCGGGCAATTTCGGCCGCGTTCTCGCGTTTGATCACGACCACGCCGTCCGCGTCGGCCACGATCGCATCACCCGGCCGCACCATCGTTCCGGCGCAAACGACAGGAACATTTACGGAGCCGGGACTCGCTTTCACGGTGCCCTGAGCGGAAACCGCTTTCGACCAGACTGGAAACTGCATCTCGGTGAGATCCCGCACATCGCGAACACCCGCGTCGATGATCAGACCGACAACACCGTGCGACCGCGCGGATTCGGCGAGCAGTTCGCCAAACATTCCGTCGGTCGATTCGGACGTCGTGGTGACAATCAGAATGTCGCCCGGTTTGCAAAACTCGATGGCGGCATGAATCATGATGTTGTCGCCGGGATGGCAGGAAATCGTGATGGC
Coding sequences within:
- a CDS encoding 4-carboxy-4-hydroxy-2-oxoadipate aldolase/oxaloacetate decarboxylase gives rise to the protein MKPTVVRSVNRAEGGAVKTLGELGVATVHEAQGRTGLMRPYMRPIYPSAKAAGTAITISCHPGDNIMIHAAIEFCKPGDILIVTTTSESTDGMFGELLAESARSHGVVGLIIDAGVRDVRDLTEMQFPVWSKAVSAQGTVKASPGSVNVPVVCAGTMVRPGDAIVADADGVVVIKRENAAEIARLAGERFVKEQKTRERLKSGELGVDFYGLRAKLAELGVRYVDDLEKEL